Part of the Geoalkalibacter ferrihydriticus DSM 17813 genome is shown below.
CAGGCTTTTCCTGGATTGGTTCAGCTTCGAAGGTGGATGCTGCTACTTCTTCGCGGCTGAAATCAAAGTCGCCAAGACCGAAATCCTCATCATCCTCAAGCGCCGCGCTGGATTCTGAGTCCCTGTCGCCGAAGGTGAAATCTTCAAATCCAAATTCCTCGCCGTCAGAATCGCCGGATGGGGAGCTATCCCTCTCAAGGTCTTCTTCCGAACGGGAAGAAGGTCTTTCAGGGCCTGGCAGGGACTCGGCAGCATCTGCGGGTGCGGTTTCCGGGGATTTTTCCTGTGCGACGGCCGGGACAGGTTCCTGGGGAGGCAGGGCAAGGAAAACCTGCTTGCATTTTGCGCAACGGACTTTGGTGCCGCCAGGCTGCATTTTTTCATCCGCCATGCGAAAGCGGGTGCCGCACTTGTCGCACTTGATGATCATTGTGTAGGGGCCTCCCTGCTGTATATAGTCCGGTGCTTAAGGCTTGACCAGGTAGATATCGGCAAACTGGCGGTACTTTTCGTTGTAGTCAAGGCCATAGCCGACGACAAAGCCGTCTTCCATGGTTATGCCGACGTAGTCGGCTTCGATGTCCACTTCCCGACGCGCACGTTTGTCCAGAAGTGCGCAGATCTTTAAGGAGCGTGGCTGTTGGTGGAGAAGTTTATTGAACAGTGACTCTAAAGTATAGCCGCTGTCGACAATGTCCTCAACGATAATGACATTCCGGTCACGAATCGGCGTTTCAAGGTTGTAGCGAAACTCCACGATTCCCGATGCTTGCGTTTCAGAGCCGTAGCTGGCAAGGCGCACAAAATCTATTGAGGCACTCACTTTCAGGGCACGCAGGAGGTCGGCGGCAAAAAGAAGTGAACCTTTAAGAACCACAACCAGAAGGACTTCCTGGTCTTGATAGTCCCGATCGATTTCTTGCGCCAAACGAGTAATTTCAGTCGAGATGCGTTCGCGAGAGTAGAGAAGATCCATCTTCAGGTCGGTCATGTGATCCCCGCAAGATTAGATTTTAATAAAGATCGATTTATAGCAAGAATGGGGCCGTGTGTCAATGTCTTCGTCGGAAACAATCCTGTCCATGGATGTAGCAGCCGGGGCAATATCTGTGCTAATATTTGCGATCGAATGCTAACCACGAGTTGGAGGATTGTCACCTATGAGATTTCGCGTATTGATGTTTGCGTTAGCCACCTTTTTGATGGGGACGCAGGCCGTTTGGGCTGCTGAGCCGCGCATTGAATTGGACCGTTCAGAATATAACTTCGGTAAGGTTTTCGAGGGCGAGAAGGTCCATTTTACCTTCCGTTTTCGCAACGCCGGCACGGCTCCCCTGACGATCGACCGGGTGCGCTCTTCATGCGGATGCACGGTTCCGCGGCTCTCCGCCGATGTTCTTGCCCCAGGCGACGTGGCCGAAATGGAGACCGTTTTCGATACCTCCCGCTTTCGAGGTTTGCAGGTCAAAACGATTTACCTCTATACCAACGATCCGCAACAGGATGTAGTGCAACTATCGCTCAAGGGAACCGTGGAACAAGTCATCGCGCCTGATCCTGAGCGCATAGATTTTGGGGTGATGAGGACAGGAGAGGCTAAGTCCGCCGTGGTGCGACTGCACAATCGCAGTTCGGTTACGGTGATTTTCGGTGAGCCTGTCCTGACCAATAAGGATGTGCGCGCTGAGTTGGACGAAAGGATGCTTAAACCCGGTGAGGTCGTCGAGCTGAAGATCGAGGCGCTTCCGGCTCAGGAGCGTGGCCGTTTAAGCGGTTATGTCCTCATCCCCACTGACCATCCGAGCGTGCCGCAATTGCGGTTGTCGATTTTCGGGACGGTGACTCCCTGAGTGCTCCCCGGCCGTCTGTTTTTTATGGGGAGGGATAATTTATACTTCCCGCGTTTTTGATGCAGTCTCCAACTCTTGCTCAAGTCGATCCATGATCTGGATCTCCAGCTGGGTGCCGGTTAATTGATTGATCTCGCGCAGGCACGAGGGGCTGGTGATATTGACTTCCAGAAGGTATTCGCCGACGATATCGATTCCGGCCAGAAGAATGCCCTCGCGTTTTAACCATCGACCCACAACCTTACAGATGTGGTGATCCCTTGGGTTGAGGTCGCAGGGCTCGCATCGCCCGCCGGCATTAATATTTGAACGAAAATCCCCGGCGGCGGGAACGCGTCGAATCCAGCCGAGAATCTCGCCTGCGAGAAGCAGTACCCGTTTGTCCCCAAAATTTATTATGGCCGGCAGAAATTTCTGAGCCTGCAGGAAGCGGGTTCCGCCCCTGGTCATGTCTGTCATGAGCGGGCGGGCGTTAGGGTCGTCGTGGCGCAGGACATAAACCCCTTTGCCGCTGCAATCCTCCAGAGGCTTGATGACGATATGTCGCTGCTGCCGAAGGAAGTCGGTCAACAGCCCCTGATCGCTGCTGACCAGGGTTGCCGGCGCAAGTTCTGGAAATAGCGAGGGGATAAGTTTTTCACAGTGGTTGCGCAGGGCCTGAGGCGGATTGATCTGGAGGGTGCGGCAGGCAAGGCGCTCCAGAATCAGCGTGGCATGCAGGTAAGCAAGGTCGACGGGCGGATCCTTGCGCATGAAGATAAGATCTGCCGATGCTGGGTTGAACTCTTCTGCAGGATAAGGCAGAAACATCTCCTGTCCTTTGGAAAAAATGACCGGGTGTACCTTCGCTTGAGGTTTCTCATCGCGCAGAGAGAGACCGTCGAGCGTCGTCCAACAGACCTGATAGCCGCGTGCAAGGCTTTCGCGCATCAGCGCCAGCGAGGTGTCGGTCGGCGGGTCGAGGCGATCCGGAGGATCAATGATAAAGAGAGCGGTTCGGGTTTTCATTTAAGCCCCTTGAGGTTGAAAGAAGCGGATCGACGTCTATAATATTAATCGTTTCGCGCGGTTTTGCCAATTGAGGTATTTGCAGGAGGTTCAATGGATATCAAAGCTGATGATTTAAACCGCCGCCGCGTATTGCTCGGCTCGCTGCTGGCCGGTGTCGGCGCCCTGCTGGCGGCGGCCGGCATTTATCCCACCTGGCGTTTTCTCGCACCTTCCGGTCGGGACGAGACCATGGATCAGGTCAGGCTCCATCGGGACCAGGTTCCTCTCGGCGGCGCTCATTTCTTCAATTTTCGCAATCGGCCGGCCGTCGTCCTTCAGTTACGTTCTGGAGAGTTCAGTGCTTTTTCCGCTGTTTGCACCCATCTGGGCTGTGTTGTTCAGTGGCAATTTGCCGAGCAGCGGTTTCTCTGCCCCTGCCACGCCGGGCTCTTTTCCGCCGACGGGGACGTGATCGGCGGACCTCCACCCCGTCCCCTGGAAAAACTTTCCGTCACCCTGCGGGATGACCAGATTCTGATCGGATAGGAGCCCCCATGTCTATGCGCAAATTTATTGTCGATTGGCTGGATGTGCGCCTCGGGGTCCGCGACCTCATCGAGCAGAATCTTACCCGCTACCTGCTGCCGCGCAACATTAATCTCTGGTATTCGCTGGGTGCCGTTCTTTTGACCCTGTTCGGATTGCAGTTTCTGACCGGGTTGCTGCTGCTTGTC
Proteins encoded:
- the hpt gene encoding hypoxanthine phosphoribosyltransferase; this encodes MTDLKMDLLYSRERISTEITRLAQEIDRDYQDQEVLLVVVLKGSLLFAADLLRALKVSASIDFVRLASYGSETQASGIVEFRYNLETPIRDRNVIIVEDIVDSGYTLESLFNKLLHQQPRSLKICALLDKRARREVDIEADYVGITMEDGFVVGYGLDYNEKYRQFADIYLVKP
- a CDS encoding DUF1573 domain-containing protein; this translates as MRFRVLMFALATFLMGTQAVWAAEPRIELDRSEYNFGKVFEGEKVHFTFRFRNAGTAPLTIDRVRSSCGCTVPRLSADVLAPGDVAEMETVFDTSRFRGLQVKTIYLYTNDPQQDVVQLSLKGTVEQVIAPDPERIDFGVMRTGEAKSAVVRLHNRSSVTVIFGEPVLTNKDVRAELDERMLKPGEVVELKIEALPAQERGRLSGYVLIPTDHPSVPQLRLSIFGTVTP
- the gshB gene encoding glutathione synthase translates to MKTRTALFIIDPPDRLDPPTDTSLALMRESLARGYQVCWTTLDGLSLRDEKPQAKVHPVIFSKGQEMFLPYPAEEFNPASADLIFMRKDPPVDLAYLHATLILERLACRTLQINPPQALRNHCEKLIPSLFPELAPATLVSSDQGLLTDFLRQQRHIVIKPLEDCSGKGVYVLRHDDPNARPLMTDMTRGGTRFLQAQKFLPAIINFGDKRVLLLAGEILGWIRRVPAAGDFRSNINAGGRCEPCDLNPRDHHICKVVGRWLKREGILLAGIDIVGEYLLEVNITSPSCLREINQLTGTQLEIQIMDRLEQELETASKTREV
- a CDS encoding ubiquinol-cytochrome c reductase iron-sulfur subunit produces the protein MDIKADDLNRRRVLLGSLLAGVGALLAAAGIYPTWRFLAPSGRDETMDQVRLHRDQVPLGGAHFFNFRNRPAVVLQLRSGEFSAFSAVCTHLGCVVQWQFAEQRFLCPCHAGLFSADGDVIGGPPPRPLEKLSVTLRDDQILIG